In a genomic window of Tenuifilum sp. 4138str:
- a CDS encoding 6-phosphofructokinase yields MEQQKKSPIIAILTGGGDVPGLNPAIRAITIRALREGFSVIGIRRGWAGLIEIIRDKQVDNSHCFEVLTEERVNKAFRTGGTFLHTSRTNPAKVAKDNVPEHLKAKYNKDINDLTPEVIKNLSFLGIDYLIPIGGDDTLSYGVRLYQEGFKVIAIPKTMDNDVPGTDYCIGFSTCVTRTIALTDMLRTSAGSHERILVMEVFGRYAGFTAMLPTMAGVANRCVIPEHKFNIERLTELLVEDRNRNPSKYSTVLVSEGATFEGLEQMVFQSSERDAFGHAKLGGIGDIVSRKIKELTPKFNNGKTINIISQNLGYLVRGGEPDAIDSIVPMAFGNLALDLILKGVHGRLVVLKNGRYDNMPIDVVTSKKKIVNVERYYNTERLRPFYKSFEMQPLFIMTSE; encoded by the coding sequence ATGGAACAGCAAAAGAAATCTCCAATTATTGCAATACTTACTGGCGGGGGCGATGTGCCCGGACTTAACCCAGCCATACGAGCTATAACCATCAGGGCGTTACGCGAAGGTTTTAGCGTGATTGGAATACGACGTGGTTGGGCTGGTTTGATTGAGATTATCCGCGATAAGCAAGTGGATAATAGCCATTGCTTTGAGGTTTTAACTGAGGAGCGTGTTAATAAAGCATTTCGTACCGGTGGAACATTTTTACATACCTCGCGCACAAACCCTGCTAAGGTTGCAAAGGATAATGTACCCGAACACCTAAAAGCAAAATATAACAAGGATATAAACGATTTAACACCTGAGGTTATTAAAAATTTATCTTTTTTGGGCATCGACTACCTAATACCCATTGGGGGTGACGATACCCTCAGCTATGGCGTTAGGCTTTACCAGGAAGGGTTTAAGGTGATAGCTATCCCTAAAACCATGGATAACGATGTTCCCGGAACTGATTACTGCATAGGGTTTAGCACTTGCGTTACACGCACTATTGCATTAACCGATATGTTACGAACCTCGGCAGGCTCGCATGAACGAATACTGGTGATGGAGGTTTTTGGCCGATATGCCGGATTTACCGCCATGCTTCCTACCATGGCTGGCGTGGCTAACCGCTGCGTAATACCTGAGCACAAATTCAACATTGAACGGCTTACCGAGCTGTTAGTTGAGGATAGAAATCGAAACCCAAGTAAGTACTCAACAGTTTTGGTTTCGGAGGGGGCTACCTTTGAAGGCCTTGAGCAAATGGTTTTCCAGAGTAGCGAACGCGATGCTTTTGGACATGCTAAGCTCGGTGGTATTGGCGATATTGTATCCCGAAAGATTAAGGAGCTAACGCCCAAGTTCAACAACGGTAAAACCATAAACATTATAAGTCAGAACCTTGGCTATTTGGTTCGGGGTGGAGAGCCCGATGCTATTGATTCCATTGTCCCCATGGCATTTGGAAACCTTGCACTCGATCTTATCCTGAAGGGTGTTCACGGAAGGCTTGTAGTTCTTAAGAATGGTCGTTACGATAATATGCCTATTGATGTGGTTACCAGCAAGAAGAAGATTGTGAACGTGGAGCGTTACTATAATACTGAACGTTTACGTCCGTTCTATAAGAGCTTTGAGATGCAACCACTGTTCATCATGACCAGCGAGTAA
- a CDS encoding DUF2784 domain-containing protein, which produces MHIILQILDYFFVGLHAFIVLFNLLGWIWARFRRWNLALLILTGLSWFGLGIFYGWGYCPLTDWHFRVLQGLGRTPQETSYVSYLLNRLLQLKVDDTLVDSATLICFMVALVTSVILNVRGLRIKDKG; this is translated from the coding sequence ATGCATATAATCCTTCAAATACTTGACTACTTTTTTGTTGGGTTGCATGCATTCATAGTACTATTTAATCTATTGGGTTGGATATGGGCCAGGTTCCGGAGGTGGAATCTGGCCTTGCTTATTCTTACAGGTCTCAGCTGGTTTGGGCTTGGCATATTCTACGGTTGGGGCTATTGTCCTTTAACTGATTGGCACTTCAGGGTGCTCCAAGGACTTGGCAGAACACCTCAAGAAACATCGTATGTATCCTATTTGCTAAATAGGCTTTTACAGCTAAAAGTTGACGATACACTGGTTGATAGCGCTACCCTAATTTGTTTTATGGTGGCTTTAGTTACTTCAGTTATTCTGAACGTTAGGGGATTAAGGATAAAGGATAAAGGATAA
- a CDS encoding tRNA/rRNA methyltransferase — MKIVFILVEPAVPENVGAAARALKTMGFSDLRLVNPCDYLSVDARKLAHASNDILENASVYNTLEEALHDIDFAFATSARDRWIKLDIIDSHEMPKFIEGKGDTISNVAVVFGREESGLTNHEINLCQRVTTIPLKTKYPSLNLAQSVMVYAYILSGINLGVNQAAKADTSQSFQALSKKVDAVMKAIDLGPDKLIYGRLMERLSELGEQDIKLLHSITTELIQKLNR; from the coding sequence ATGAAAATTGTATTTATTCTTGTGGAACCTGCTGTGCCTGAGAATGTTGGCGCAGCAGCCCGAGCCCTGAAAACAATGGGTTTCAGCGACTTACGACTGGTAAACCCTTGCGATTACCTTTCGGTTGATGCCCGCAAGCTGGCACACGCCTCTAACGATATCCTAGAGAATGCCAGTGTTTATAATACACTTGAGGAAGCACTGCACGATATCGATTTTGCCTTTGCCACGTCGGCCCGCGACAGGTGGATAAAGTTGGATATTATCGACAGCCATGAAATGCCAAAATTTATCGAGGGGAAAGGCGACACAATCAGCAATGTGGCCGTTGTATTTGGCCGAGAGGAGTCGGGGCTTACCAACCACGAGATAAATCTTTGCCAAAGGGTTACCACTATTCCGCTTAAAACTAAATACCCATCGCTAAACCTGGCACAATCGGTGATGGTTTATGCCTATATTCTATCGGGAATCAACTTAGGCGTGAACCAAGCAGCCAAAGCCGACACCTCCCAATCGTTTCAGGCACTTTCAAAAAAAGTTGATGCAGTAATGAAGGCTATTGACCTTGGACCCGATAAGCTTATATACGGTAGGCTCATGGAGCGCCTCAGCGAACTAGGTGAGCAGGATATTAAACTGCTGCACTCCATAACAACCGAGCTAATTCAGAAACTGAACAGGTAA
- a CDS encoding T9SS type A sorting domain-containing protein, which yields MKKILLFAIFASGVTITAAQVKLTQETHGFFADLKNPMVLTSYVEPGQSGSNVVWDFSKLQVQNSFTGNIEGFYTSKCCSKFTKGNVVLEEFGNFFVFESTPASLEQVGYMSANGVTRFEYSKPFIKMRYPFSYGDFYSGNYEGNYIVNDNVIGTISGTYQVEGDGFGKLILPNGQTLNNVLRVKEVRTTKQVFSSGSALITDITYRWYVAQHRFPVLVLIRSEVKGENSEPVVSTRAAYNSNVMNATTSIPTNQISALSLSAYPNPYTDRVKIEFTMAQRDQVNLSIYDMSGKLVKEIENNTLDSGLKHYEFSAKSLGLTSGAYILKLKVGQIEETRKLLEL from the coding sequence ATGAAAAAGATTTTACTATTTGCCATTTTTGCATCGGGCGTAACCATTACAGCAGCCCAGGTAAAGCTAACGCAGGAAACCCATGGTTTCTTTGCCGATTTAAAGAACCCAATGGTTCTAACTAGCTATGTTGAGCCCGGACAGTCGGGGAGCAACGTGGTATGGGACTTCAGCAAGTTGCAGGTTCAGAATTCTTTTACCGGTAATATTGAAGGTTTTTACACTTCAAAGTGTTGCAGCAAGTTTACCAAGGGTAATGTGGTACTTGAGGAGTTCGGAAACTTCTTTGTTTTTGAATCAACCCCAGCAAGTCTTGAGCAGGTTGGTTACATGTCGGCAAATGGGGTAACCCGCTTTGAGTATAGCAAACCCTTTATTAAAATGCGTTACCCATTTAGCTATGGCGATTTTTACAGTGGCAATTACGAGGGTAATTATATTGTAAACGATAATGTAATTGGTACAATCTCCGGCACTTACCAGGTTGAGGGCGATGGCTTTGGAAAGTTGATACTTCCAAACGGTCAGACTCTTAATAATGTGCTTCGTGTTAAGGAGGTTAGAACCACCAAACAGGTTTTCAGTAGCGGTTCGGCTTTAATCACCGATATAACCTACCGTTGGTATGTGGCACAGCATAGGTTTCCAGTACTAGTCCTAATCCGTAGCGAGGTCAAAGGCGAGAACTCAGAACCAGTTGTAAGTACTCGTGCTGCGTATAATAGCAATGTGATGAATGCTACCACATCAATTCCAACCAATCAAATTTCAGCTCTCAGCTTAAGCGCTTACCCTAATCCATACACCGATAGGGTCAAGATTGAGTTTACCATGGCCCAACGGGATCAGGTTAACCTTAGCATCTACGATATGAGCGGAAAGCTGGTAAAGGAAATTGAGAACAACACCCTCGATTCTGGCCTAAAACACTATGAGTTCTCTGCAAAGTCCCTGGGCTTAACCAGTGGTGCTTACATACTCAAGCTAAAGGTTGGTCAAATTGAGGAAACACGCAAGCTGTTGGAACTATAG
- a CDS encoding deoxyribodipyrimidine photo-lyase: MFHRDSFNKHRVRELKVGEVKGKGPVIYWMSRDQRVADNWALIYAKLKANEHKVPLRVVFTLTPAFPAANLRHYDFMLKGLAEVEKSLALEGIPFNLLRGEPAEQLWEFAERVEASLIVSDFDPLWVKRDWKSQLNQRITIPHHEVDAHNVVPCWYASPKLEFGAYTLRPKIKKHLSTFLTDFPDVKLQCKSEPNLHLTRWHEVLVWLNVSDEVKPVKAFEAGENAAHAMLSEFISLRLKGYAEKRNDPTLEWQSNLSPYLHFGQISAQRVAIEVLKAPVPEADKQALLEELIVRRELSDNFCFYNPGYSRFAGFPDWAKESHRIHRFDVREYLYTLNEFEIAHTHDPLWNAAQLQLVNKGKMHGYMRMYWAKKILEWTTCPEEAMRFAIYLNDKYSLDGRDPNGYTGIAWSIGGVHDRAWPERPIFGKIRYMNFEGCKRKFDVEKYIMMNLG; encoded by the coding sequence ATGTTCCACAGGGATAGCTTTAATAAACATAGGGTAAGGGAACTTAAGGTGGGCGAGGTAAAAGGGAAGGGCCCGGTTATCTACTGGATGTCGCGCGACCAACGCGTTGCCGATAACTGGGCGCTTATTTATGCCAAGCTAAAGGCAAATGAGCATAAGGTTCCCCTCCGGGTTGTATTTACCCTTACCCCGGCATTCCCTGCTGCCAATCTCCGTCATTACGATTTCATGCTCAAAGGCCTTGCGGAGGTTGAAAAAAGCCTTGCCCTTGAGGGAATCCCTTTCAACCTTCTTAGAGGCGAACCCGCTGAACAGCTTTGGGAATTTGCCGAAAGGGTTGAGGCTTCGCTTATTGTAAGTGATTTTGACCCGCTTTGGGTTAAACGCGATTGGAAATCGCAGCTTAACCAGCGTATAACCATACCCCATCATGAGGTTGATGCTCACAATGTGGTTCCCTGTTGGTATGCTTCGCCTAAATTGGAGTTTGGGGCGTACACCCTTCGACCTAAGATAAAGAAACACCTATCAACCTTCCTGACCGATTTCCCAGATGTAAAGTTGCAGTGTAAATCGGAACCTAATCTCCATCTTACACGTTGGCACGAGGTGCTGGTTTGGCTCAATGTTTCCGATGAGGTTAAGCCTGTTAAGGCTTTTGAGGCCGGCGAGAACGCTGCCCACGCAATGCTCTCCGAATTTATTTCGCTCAGGCTAAAGGGCTATGCCGAAAAACGTAACGACCCCACTCTCGAGTGGCAATCGAACCTATCGCCATATTTGCATTTTGGCCAGATATCGGCCCAGCGAGTTGCCATTGAGGTGCTAAAGGCACCCGTGCCTGAAGCCGATAAGCAGGCATTACTGGAGGAGTTGATTGTTAGGCGTGAACTCTCCGATAATTTCTGTTTTTACAATCCGGGTTATTCCCGATTTGCCGGATTTCCCGATTGGGCTAAGGAATCGCACCGCATTCACCGTTTCGATGTTAGGGAATACCTCTATACCCTAAACGAATTTGAAATTGCTCACACGCACGATCCACTTTGGAATGCTGCGCAACTGCAGCTGGTAAATAAAGGGAAAATGCATGGCTACATGCGTATGTACTGGGCTAAAAAGATATTGGAGTGGACTACCTGCCCTGAGGAAGCCATGCGTTTTGCCATTTACCTGAACGATAAGTACAGCCTCGACGGCCGCGACCCCAATGGTTATACGGGAATTGCATGGTCAATTGGAGGGGTGCACGACAGGGCTTGG